One genomic region from Arthrobacter pigmenti encodes:
- the thiD gene encoding bifunctional hydroxymethylpyrimidine kinase/phosphomethylpyrimidine kinase, with translation MSIRTLMQHTVDFQSTVPGVRTVPRVLSIAGTDPTGGAGIQADLKSIGAHGGYGMAAVTSLVAQNTRGVRSVHTPPSSFLREQLTAVSDDVVIDAVKIGMLGDTQTIQTVREWLPQAGGAVVVLDPVMVATSGDRLLATDAEDALRALVPLAALVTPNVPELAVLLNEPVATTWEDALEQGKRLAAATGTVVLVKGGHLGGTGCPDALVEPSDGTLVVTEVGGPRVATRNTHGTGCSLSAALATVQVRTHNWHRSLVLVKDWLRGALEHADELEVGQGNGPIHHFHAMGISDTANSRPFSEQAWELTAQHRAAIGTLGFVTSLGDGTLPADQFAYYLAQDALYLRDYSRVLARASSLAPTEAEQLFWASGAKNCLEVESELHRTWLSGRETMPEQGPVTKAYVDHLLAASANGSYPVVVAAVLPCYWLYAHVGNTLHAQWTAAGAGREHAYATWMETYADPAFAEATSQAIAYADAAFAGASGHDRRAMLAAFEASAWYEHEFFDAPTRLDLRESAKLP, from the coding sequence ATGAGTATTCGCACGCTCATGCAGCACACAGTAGATTTCCAGTCCACCGTACCCGGGGTACGGACCGTTCCCCGCGTGCTCAGCATCGCAGGCACCGATCCCACCGGCGGTGCAGGGATCCAGGCGGACCTCAAAAGCATCGGCGCCCACGGCGGGTACGGCATGGCTGCCGTCACTTCCCTCGTGGCACAGAACACCCGGGGCGTGCGCAGCGTGCACACCCCGCCGTCCTCGTTCCTTCGTGAGCAGCTCACTGCGGTGAGTGACGACGTCGTGATCGATGCCGTCAAGATCGGCATGCTGGGGGACACACAAACCATTCAGACGGTCCGGGAGTGGCTGCCGCAAGCGGGCGGCGCCGTCGTCGTTCTTGACCCGGTGATGGTCGCTACCAGCGGTGACCGACTGTTGGCCACTGACGCGGAAGACGCCCTGCGGGCGTTGGTACCGCTTGCTGCGCTGGTAACGCCGAATGTTCCTGAACTCGCGGTTCTGCTGAACGAACCGGTCGCGACAACGTGGGAAGACGCGCTCGAGCAGGGAAAACGGCTCGCTGCCGCCACGGGCACGGTTGTGCTGGTGAAGGGTGGGCACCTTGGAGGTACGGGCTGTCCTGACGCACTGGTTGAGCCCTCGGACGGCACCCTGGTGGTGACTGAGGTCGGCGGTCCACGGGTGGCAACGCGAAATACCCATGGCACCGGCTGCTCCCTGTCCGCCGCGTTGGCGACCGTGCAGGTTCGTACCCACAACTGGCACAGGTCGCTGGTGCTGGTGAAGGACTGGCTACGTGGTGCCCTGGAACATGCGGACGAACTCGAAGTCGGCCAGGGCAACGGGCCGATTCACCACTTCCACGCAATGGGCATCTCCGACACAGCGAATTCCCGGCCCTTCAGCGAGCAGGCCTGGGAACTCACCGCGCAACACCGTGCGGCCATCGGCACCCTGGGGTTCGTGACATCGCTGGGAGATGGAACGCTGCCAGCGGACCAGTTCGCCTACTACCTCGCGCAGGACGCGCTGTATTTGCGGGACTATTCGCGGGTATTGGCCCGCGCAAGTTCCCTCGCTCCCACTGAGGCTGAACAATTGTTCTGGGCAAGCGGGGCGAAGAACTGCCTTGAAGTGGAATCCGAGTTGCACCGGACCTGGCTGTCCGGTCGCGAGACCATGCCCGAACAGGGCCCGGTCACCAAGGCCTATGTAGATCACCTCCTCGCGGCATCCGCCAACGGGAGCTACCCGGTTGTGGTTGCTGCTGTACTTCCCTGCTACTGGCTGTATGCGCACGTGGGCAACACGCTCCACGCGCAATGGACGGCGGCGGGAGCCGGGCGGGAGCACGCCTACGCAACCTGGATGGAAACCTACGCCGACCCGGCGTTTGCCGAGGCGACATCGCAGGCAATCGCCTACGCGGACGCGGCCTTTGCCGGTGCTTCCGGGCACGATCGGCGCGCCATGCTGGCCGCTTTCGAAGCGTCCGCCTGGTACGAACACGAGTTCTTCGACGCGCCGACTCGCCTTGATTTGCGGGAATCCGCGAAATTGCCGTAA
- the rplU gene encoding 50S ribosomal protein L21 — protein sequence MVYAIVRAGGRQEKVSVGDLVTLDRVPGEAGTSFQLPALLLVDGEKVTSAAKDLAKVTVTAEIVENLRGPKIVIQKFKNKTGYKKRQGYRSELTKVKITGIK from the coding sequence GTGGTGTACGCGATTGTCCGCGCAGGCGGCCGCCAAGAAAAGGTTTCCGTGGGAGACCTCGTTACCCTTGACCGCGTCCCCGGTGAGGCCGGCACCAGCTTCCAGCTGCCTGCTCTCCTTCTGGTCGACGGCGAAAAGGTAACGTCAGCAGCAAAAGACCTTGCGAAGGTCACTGTTACTGCCGAGATCGTGGAGAACCTCCGCGGTCCCAAGATTGTCATCCAGAAGTTCAAGAACAAGACCGGCTACAAGAAGCGCCAGGGCTACCGTTCAGAACTAACCAAGGTCAAGATCACGGGGATCAAGTAG
- the rpmA gene encoding 50S ribosomal protein L27 gives MAHKKGASSTRNGRDSNAQYLGVKRFGGQVVKAGEIIVRQRGTHFHPGANVGRGGDDTLFALEAGAVEFGTRRGRRVVNIVGAAAE, from the coding sequence ATGGCACACAAGAAGGGTGCGAGTTCCACTCGCAACGGTCGCGACTCCAACGCCCAGTACCTCGGCGTGAAGCGCTTCGGCGGTCAGGTCGTCAAGGCAGGCGAAATCATCGTCCGCCAGCGCGGAACCCACTTCCACCCCGGCGCCAACGTTGGACGTGGCGGAGATGACACGCTGTTCGCCCTCGAGGCCGGAGCCGTTGAGTTCGGTACCCGCCGCGGGCGCCGCGTCGTCAATATCGTGGGTGCGGCAGCGGAGTAG
- the obgE gene encoding GTPase ObgE → MASFVDRVVLHVSGGTGGHGCVSVKREKFKPLGGPDGGNGGDGGGVILRVNPQTTTLLDYHHAPHRHATNGGNGMGDWREGRKGETLILPVPDGTVVKTRDGKVLADLVGAGTEYVAAAGGQGGLGNSSLSSQKRKAPGFALLGIPGDARDVVLELKSIADIALVGFPSAGKSSLIAAMSAARPKIADYPFTTLRPNLGVVEAGEVRFTIADVPGLIEGASEGRGLGHDFLRHVERCAALVHVLDCATLESERDPLSDLEIIERELERYAVDMSYAGPGGEVIPLNERPRLVALNKVDVPDGRDMAQFVRPELESRGYRVFEVSASSHEGLRQLGFAMAEIVRDAREKLEALPPVVVPPVLRPRAVNEKGFTIRREEKNLEPLFRVLGEKPERWVKQTDFTNDEAVGYLADRLAKLGVEEQLFKSGAKPGDTVVIGEGDGVVFDWEPTMMGGAELLASPRGTDLRLAEFVRPTREAKRDDYQSRKDARAAARDELEAERKAGIWTESVNYKNSRAAAASADKDAPADED, encoded by the coding sequence GTGGCAAGCTTCGTTGACCGGGTGGTTCTGCATGTCTCCGGCGGTACCGGCGGACATGGCTGCGTCTCGGTCAAGCGGGAGAAATTCAAGCCACTGGGCGGTCCCGACGGCGGTAACGGCGGCGACGGCGGTGGGGTGATCCTCCGCGTGAATCCGCAGACCACCACCCTCCTCGACTATCACCACGCACCGCACCGCCATGCCACCAACGGCGGCAACGGAATGGGTGACTGGCGCGAAGGCCGGAAGGGCGAAACGCTGATCCTTCCCGTGCCGGACGGCACCGTGGTCAAGACGCGCGACGGCAAAGTTCTCGCCGACCTGGTCGGGGCGGGGACCGAATACGTTGCAGCTGCCGGCGGCCAAGGGGGTCTCGGGAACTCTTCGCTTTCCTCCCAGAAGCGAAAGGCTCCGGGATTCGCGCTGCTTGGCATTCCCGGTGATGCACGGGACGTTGTCCTGGAGCTCAAATCCATCGCAGACATCGCCCTCGTTGGATTCCCGTCAGCCGGAAAATCGAGCCTGATCGCCGCCATGTCGGCTGCCCGTCCGAAGATCGCCGATTACCCCTTCACCACGCTTCGGCCGAATCTGGGTGTCGTTGAAGCCGGCGAGGTGCGGTTCACCATCGCGGACGTTCCCGGGCTGATCGAGGGCGCGAGTGAAGGCCGGGGGCTCGGCCACGACTTTCTCCGGCACGTGGAACGCTGCGCCGCCCTGGTGCACGTCCTCGACTGCGCCACGCTCGAATCGGAGCGGGATCCGCTCAGCGACCTGGAGATCATCGAACGCGAACTGGAGCGTTACGCGGTGGACATGAGCTACGCCGGACCCGGTGGCGAAGTCATCCCGTTGAACGAACGTCCGCGCCTCGTTGCCCTGAACAAGGTAGACGTCCCGGACGGGCGCGACATGGCACAGTTTGTGCGTCCGGAACTGGAATCCCGGGGTTACCGCGTGTTCGAGGTGTCAGCGTCCAGCCATGAGGGACTGCGCCAACTCGGCTTCGCCATGGCCGAGATCGTGCGCGACGCCCGGGAAAAGCTCGAAGCCTTGCCGCCCGTCGTCGTCCCTCCCGTCCTGCGTCCCCGCGCAGTCAACGAAAAGGGCTTCACCATCCGGCGTGAGGAAAAGAACCTGGAACCCCTTTTCCGTGTATTGGGCGAAAAGCCTGAACGTTGGGTGAAGCAGACCGACTTCACAAATGACGAAGCCGTTGGCTATCTTGCCGACCGGCTCGCTAAATTGGGTGTCGAGGAACAGCTCTTCAAGAGCGGAGCCAAGCCGGGGGACACGGTGGTGATCGGCGAGGGTGACGGCGTCGTCTTCGACTGGGAGCCAACCATGATGGGCGGGGCTGAACTCCTCGCTTCACCTCGCGGAACTGACCTCCGTCTCGCGGAGTTCGTGCGTCCAACACGTGAAGCGAAACGCGATGACTACCAGAGCCGCAAGGACGCGCGCGCAGCAGCCCGCGACGAACTCGAAGCCGAGCGGAAAGCCGGGATCTGGACCGAATCGGTGAACTACAAGAACTCCCGAGCAGCCGCAGCATCGGCTGACAAGGACGCTCCTGCCGACGAAGACTGA
- the proB gene encoding glutamate 5-kinase — MTAKRSLKTRSGLAKAKRIVVKVGSSSLTSLSGGLSDEALFALSDVLAARHNEGTEVILVSSGAIAAGLAPLGLARRPNQLSSQQAAASVGQGLLMARYTHAFGAHGVTVSQVLLTLDDLMRRSHYANAHRAMERLLNFDVVPIVNENDTVASSEIRFGDNDRLAALVAHLVKADALVLLSDVDSLYDGPPKEGAKRIPEVRGPEDLEGVSIGRTGKAGVGTGGMVTKVEAATIAAASGIPALVTSAANAGPALAGEDVGTWFSTAGRRQPIRLLWLAHLARIQGTLTLDDGAAKAVGERRRSLLPAGIISVRGEFEAGDPVEMVDRSGAPIARGLVNYSSFELPRMLGRSTRELARELGREYERSVVHVNDLVVLNTVAPS; from the coding sequence ATGACCGCAAAGCGCTCTCTCAAGACCCGATCCGGACTGGCCAAAGCCAAGAGAATTGTTGTCAAAGTAGGTTCATCCTCACTCACTTCACTCTCCGGAGGACTCTCCGACGAAGCGCTGTTTGCACTCTCTGATGTGCTTGCCGCGCGCCACAATGAAGGCACCGAAGTCATCCTCGTATCTTCCGGTGCGATTGCGGCAGGTCTGGCGCCCCTCGGCCTGGCCAGGCGGCCCAACCAGCTCTCGTCCCAGCAGGCCGCGGCCAGTGTTGGCCAGGGCCTCCTCATGGCCCGCTACACCCATGCGTTCGGTGCCCACGGCGTGACCGTGAGTCAGGTGCTCCTGACCCTGGATGACCTGATGCGGCGAAGCCACTACGCGAACGCCCACCGCGCCATGGAGCGGCTGCTGAATTTCGACGTCGTCCCCATTGTCAACGAGAACGACACCGTCGCCAGTTCGGAGATCCGGTTCGGCGACAATGACCGGTTAGCGGCGCTCGTTGCCCACCTGGTGAAGGCTGATGCGCTGGTTCTGCTGTCCGACGTCGACTCCCTGTATGACGGACCGCCCAAGGAAGGCGCCAAGCGGATCCCGGAGGTCCGCGGTCCAGAGGACCTGGAAGGGGTGAGCATCGGCCGGACGGGTAAAGCCGGGGTCGGTACCGGCGGCATGGTCACCAAGGTCGAGGCAGCAACCATCGCGGCCGCCTCCGGTATCCCGGCCCTGGTAACCTCGGCTGCGAACGCTGGGCCGGCGCTGGCAGGGGAAGACGTCGGCACCTGGTTCAGCACAGCCGGCCGCCGCCAGCCGATCCGGCTCCTGTGGCTTGCCCACCTGGCGCGCATCCAGGGGACGCTTACGCTCGACGACGGCGCCGCGAAGGCTGTGGGGGAGCGGCGGCGATCACTACTGCCAGCAGGCATCATCTCGGTCAGAGGCGAGTTCGAGGCGGGAGATCCGGTGGAGATGGTGGACCGTAGCGGCGCTCCGATCGCGCGCGGACTCGTCAATTACAGTTCCTTCGAACTGCCCCGGATGCTTGGCAGATCCACGCGTGAACTGGCCCGCGAACTGGGCAGGGAATACGAGCGGTCGGTAGTCCATGTGAACGACCTCGTGGTCCTGAATACTGTTGCGCCGTCCTGA
- a CDS encoding glutamate-5-semialdehyde dehydrogenase: protein MTDVTTQQTAHPTTTDTASTKQPEPAGNVEQAVHAVADRARTASRLIARANRAHKDKALQAIGEALVARRDVILRANEVDLEAGEANGTSKALLDRLSLTEERIAGLAAALENLAGLPDPVGTVARGQTLPNGVRLRQVHVPLGVVAAIYEARPNVTVDIAGLALKSGNAVILRGGSAAANTNAALLGIIRDALDRTGLPADAVQTVDEYGREGANVLMKARGRVDVLIPRGGHDLIQTVVTNAAVPVIETGEGNVHIYLDEGADEEMAVEILLNAKTQRPSVCNTVETLLVHKDAQAAPAVLKALAEAGVRIHADPRIQEVLPSGVSAETANDDDWAREYMDLDIAVAMVDSVDDALEHIRTWSSGHTEAIITNNLARSEQFIAGVDSAAVIVNASTRFTDGGELGLGAEVGISTQKMHARGPMGLRELTTTKWIIQGDGHIRR, encoded by the coding sequence ATGACTGACGTGACAACACAGCAGACTGCCCATCCGACCACCACCGACACCGCTTCAACGAAGCAGCCGGAACCAGCTGGAAACGTTGAGCAGGCTGTGCACGCCGTTGCGGATCGCGCCAGGACTGCCTCACGGCTGATAGCGCGGGCAAACCGTGCCCACAAGGACAAGGCATTGCAGGCAATCGGCGAAGCTTTGGTAGCCCGCCGGGACGTCATCCTCCGCGCAAACGAGGTGGACCTCGAGGCCGGAGAAGCGAATGGCACATCCAAGGCCCTGCTTGACCGGCTAAGCCTCACCGAGGAACGGATCGCGGGCCTCGCCGCTGCCCTGGAGAACCTTGCCGGCCTGCCGGATCCCGTAGGAACTGTTGCCCGTGGGCAGACCCTGCCCAACGGCGTGCGCCTGCGTCAGGTACACGTACCCCTCGGCGTCGTCGCGGCCATCTATGAGGCGCGCCCCAACGTCACAGTTGATATCGCCGGACTGGCGCTGAAGAGCGGCAACGCCGTAATCCTTCGGGGTGGAAGCGCTGCCGCGAATACCAACGCCGCGCTGCTTGGGATCATCCGTGATGCCCTTGACCGCACCGGACTGCCGGCCGACGCCGTGCAGACCGTCGACGAGTACGGGCGGGAGGGGGCCAACGTCCTTATGAAGGCACGCGGCCGCGTGGATGTCCTGATCCCGCGCGGTGGCCACGACCTCATCCAGACCGTGGTCACGAATGCCGCGGTTCCCGTCATCGAAACGGGTGAGGGCAACGTCCACATCTACCTCGATGAAGGCGCTGACGAGGAGATGGCAGTTGAGATCCTCCTCAACGCCAAGACGCAGCGTCCCAGTGTCTGCAACACGGTCGAGACGCTCCTGGTTCATAAGGACGCGCAGGCAGCGCCCGCAGTACTCAAGGCCCTGGCGGAAGCGGGGGTACGAATTCATGCAGACCCACGGATCCAGGAAGTCCTACCCAGCGGCGTGAGCGCGGAAACTGCCAACGACGACGACTGGGCGCGTGAATACATGGACCTCGATATCGCGGTGGCAATGGTCGATTCCGTGGATGATGCGCTTGAGCACATCAGGACCTGGAGCAGCGGCCACACTGAGGCCATCATCACCAACAACCTGGCCCGCTCGGAGCAATTCATTGCGGGGGTTGATTCAGCTGCGGTCATAGTGAACGCCTCTACACGCTTTACCGACGGCGGTGAGCTGGGACTCGGCGCCGAGGTGGGAATCTCCACACAGAAAATGCACGCACGCGGACCGATGGGCCTACGTGAATTGACCACCACCAAGTGGATCATCCAGGGCGACGGTCACATCCGCCGGTAG
- the nadD gene encoding nicotinate-nucleotide adenylyltransferase has translation MSPNAPARKGSSRWRLGVMGGTFDPIHHGHLVAASEVAAAFNLDEVVFVPTGQPWQKNAKEVSPAEHRYLMTVVATASNPSFTVSRVDIDRPGPTYTIDTLRDLRATRPDAELFFITGADAMAQILSWKNVDELWSLAHFVGVTRPGHELTSRGKDVSLMEVPAMAISSTDCRRRVSAGEPVWYLVPDGVVQYIAKHGLYRKEGSISEDSFQIGKSVTT, from the coding sequence ATCAGCCCGAACGCCCCGGCGCGCAAGGGGTCTTCCCGCTGGCGGTTGGGTGTCATGGGTGGAACGTTCGATCCCATTCACCACGGACACCTGGTCGCAGCAAGCGAAGTAGCGGCCGCGTTCAATCTGGATGAGGTTGTCTTCGTGCCTACCGGGCAGCCCTGGCAGAAGAACGCCAAGGAGGTCAGCCCGGCTGAGCACCGCTATCTCATGACGGTGGTCGCCACGGCTTCGAACCCGAGTTTCACAGTGAGCAGGGTGGACATCGATCGTCCGGGGCCAACCTACACGATCGATACTCTCCGGGACCTTAGGGCAACACGTCCGGATGCGGAGCTTTTCTTCATTACGGGAGCGGACGCCATGGCGCAGATCCTGTCCTGGAAGAATGTCGACGAGCTGTGGTCGCTGGCTCATTTCGTGGGGGTCACCAGGCCGGGTCACGAATTAACCAGTCGCGGCAAGGACGTAAGTCTCATGGAGGTGCCTGCAATGGCGATCTCCTCGACAGACTGCCGCCGACGGGTCTCCGCCGGAGAACCGGTGTGGTATTTGGTACCGGATGGTGTGGTCCAATACATCGCCAAGCACGGGCTCTACCGGAAAGAGGGATCCATCTCGGAGGATTCGTTCCAAATTGGCAAGTCCGTAACTACATGA
- the rsfS gene encoding ribosome silencing factor has product MSASESSIAIARTAARAASEKIAQDIVAMDVSERLAITDVFLVASAPSERQVNAIVDGIEEELAKQDLKPVRREGRSEGRWVLLDYAEVVIHVQHQEDRVFYALERLWGDCPAVDLQLDDAVRTGVGETE; this is encoded by the coding sequence GTGAGCGCATCGGAATCGTCCATCGCGATTGCCCGCACCGCAGCACGCGCGGCGTCGGAGAAAATTGCCCAGGACATCGTGGCCATGGACGTCAGTGAGCGCCTGGCTATCACCGACGTATTTCTCGTTGCCTCGGCGCCGAGTGAGCGACAGGTAAACGCCATCGTTGACGGCATCGAGGAGGAGCTGGCCAAGCAGGACCTCAAACCGGTCCGTCGGGAAGGGCGAAGCGAAGGACGCTGGGTGCTGCTCGACTACGCCGAAGTGGTGATCCACGTGCAGCATCAGGAAGACCGCGTGTTCTATGCGCTTGAGCGCCTATGGGGCGACTGCCCGGCCGTGGATCTCCAGCTTGACGACGCCGTGCGTACCGGCGTCGGAGAGACTGAGTGA
- a CDS encoding histidine phosphatase family protein has translation MSSQTADTAAGDSRPTARRIIFWRHGRTEWNARRLFQGQEDIPLDDLGRRQAAEAAAELKHFSPSLIVSSDLTRAYDTAAELGALTGLSVEADARFRETYAGRWQGLAFDEINRRFPEEQQLWHEGDPTIGAGGGESRVEVGTRMTDGTNDAVSRLESGQTAIIVSHGGAIRAGVAALMGIAPEIWGSLSGVANCHWTVLEELSPAYIRSSSWQLTEHNVGLASMPSTPLEG, from the coding sequence GTGAGTTCACAGACTGCCGACACGGCAGCCGGGGACTCACGGCCAACAGCACGGCGAATCATCTTCTGGCGGCACGGACGTACGGAATGGAACGCCCGGCGTCTGTTTCAGGGGCAGGAAGATATCCCGCTCGATGATCTCGGACGCAGGCAGGCTGCTGAGGCCGCCGCCGAGTTGAAGCATTTCTCCCCGTCACTCATCGTTTCTTCGGATTTGACCCGTGCCTACGACACGGCGGCCGAGTTGGGTGCGCTCACCGGGCTGTCCGTTGAGGCTGATGCCCGGTTCAGGGAAACGTATGCGGGCCGGTGGCAGGGACTAGCCTTCGATGAGATCAATAGACGATTTCCCGAGGAGCAGCAGCTCTGGCACGAGGGCGACCCCACGATTGGTGCAGGCGGTGGGGAGAGCCGGGTTGAGGTCGGCACGCGCATGACCGACGGCACTAACGACGCCGTGTCCCGCCTCGAATCCGGACAGACGGCGATCATCGTGAGCCACGGTGGTGCCATCCGTGCAGGGGTTGCCGCGCTCATGGGCATTGCACCGGAAATCTGGGGATCGCTCAGCGGGGTGGCGAACTGCCACTGGACCGTGCTTGAGGAGCTCAGTCCCGCGTACATCCGATCTTCAAGTTGGCAATTGACCGAGCACAATGTCGGGTTGGCGTCGATGCCTTCCACACCCCTGGAAGGCTAG
- a CDS encoding recombinase family protein produces the protein MNSIAPMSAYRDTDTMVQDIVDRTGAEDLDFMALNHDAPPGTRAVLYLRVSSKGQVNTDYDPEGISIPVQREACLRKVVQMGLTVVTEYIEPGRSATEMTKRVAFQEMLRRVRADRDVDYVVVYKLSRFARNRTDDAIVMADLKKRGVTLISATESIDASPVGQLMHGLLAAFNEYRSAEDGADIKYKMAQKAKKGGTIGRAPVGYLNVREYFEGREVRSVAVDEIRGPAHPASL, from the coding sequence GCGACACTGACACCATGGTCCAGGACATCGTCGACCGGACAGGCGCCGAAGATCTGGACTTCATGGCGCTCAACCACGACGCGCCGCCGGGGACCAGGGCAGTCCTCTACCTTAGGGTTTCGTCAAAGGGGCAGGTCAACACCGACTACGATCCGGAAGGCATCTCGATTCCCGTCCAACGGGAAGCCTGCCTGCGCAAAGTCGTGCAAATGGGCCTGACGGTCGTCACCGAATACATCGAACCTGGCCGAAGCGCCACCGAGATGACCAAACGCGTCGCCTTCCAGGAAATGCTGCGCCGTGTCCGCGCAGACAGGGACGTAGACTACGTCGTCGTCTATAAACTTTCCCGCTTCGCACGCAATCGCACCGATGACGCGATCGTCATGGCCGACCTCAAGAAGCGCGGAGTCACCCTGATCAGCGCCACCGAGTCGATTGACGCCAGCCCTGTCGGCCAGCTCATGCACGGCCTCCTCGCCGCCTTCAACGAATACCGCTCCGCCGAAGACGGCGCCGACATCAAATACAAGATGGCCCAAAAGGCGAAGAAAGGTGGCACGATCGGGCGGGCACCCGTCGGGTACCTCAACGTCAGGGAGTACTTCGAAGGACGCGAGGTCCGCTCGGTGGCCGTCGACGAAATCCGGGGCCCCGCTCATCCGGCAAGCCTTTGA